In Leptospira ellinghausenii, the following proteins share a genomic window:
- a CDS encoding UDP-N-acetylmuramate dehydrogenase has translation MLVQNNIPLAPYTTFRLGGEAKYFISIKTIEDIKNALVYCQNQKLPYMILGGGSNTIIRDSGFDGVVLHIQIPGIRCLDANESSVIYKVGAGVIWDQFVEFVVKQGLTGIECLSGIPGSVGASPIQNIGAYGQEVKDTIISIQCLDEVGNEITISNEDCNFIYRNSEFKSGKFRNWIVCSVTFQLSKQKEPCLLYPEVKKQWDVLISESKEFNTNENLRILQLESLRNLIIGLRKKKSMVLDENDPNTRSAGSFFTNPILADSEIQKFLIQTNKLGFIDPPIFNESNGTKKLSAAWLIEHSGIKKGDIFPGGVGISTNHCLGLININGTTNALLAMAESIQNRVLETFSIHLEREPVVRP, from the coding sequence ATGTTGGTCCAAAATAATATCCCTCTCGCTCCCTATACAACATTTCGATTAGGTGGCGAAGCAAAGTATTTTATATCGATTAAAACAATAGAAGATATTAAAAATGCCTTAGTCTATTGCCAAAATCAAAAACTCCCTTATATGATACTAGGCGGTGGATCAAATACAATCATTCGAGATTCTGGATTTGATGGAGTTGTCTTACATATACAAATTCCGGGAATTAGATGTTTAGATGCAAATGAATCATCTGTCATTTATAAAGTAGGTGCTGGGGTCATTTGGGACCAATTTGTTGAATTTGTCGTAAAACAAGGATTAACTGGAATTGAATGCCTATCGGGAATCCCGGGATCTGTTGGAGCTTCACCCATTCAAAATATTGGCGCATACGGCCAAGAAGTAAAAGATACAATCATTTCGATTCAATGTTTAGATGAAGTTGGAAATGAAATAACAATTTCTAATGAAGACTGTAATTTTATCTATCGTAATAGCGAATTCAAATCTGGAAAGTTTCGAAATTGGATTGTATGTTCTGTTACGTTTCAACTTTCAAAACAAAAAGAACCTTGTCTACTTTATCCAGAAGTCAAAAAACAATGGGATGTTTTAATCTCAGAAAGTAAAGAATTCAATACAAATGAAAATTTGCGTATTTTGCAATTAGAATCTCTCAGAAATTTGATTATAGGATTGAGAAAGAAAAAATCCATGGTACTAGATGAAAATGATCCTAACACTCGTTCTGCTGGTTCTTTTTTCACTAACCCAATCTTAGCAGATTCAGAGATTCAGAAATTTTTAATCCAAACTAACAAATTAGGATTCATTGATCCGCCAATTTTTAATGAATCAAATGGAACTAAAAAACTTTCAGCAGCATGGCTCATTGAACATTCTGGAATCAAAAAAGGTGATATTTTTCCAGGTGGAGTGGGTATCTCCACGAACCACTGTTTGGGTCTAATTAATATCAATGGAACCACAAATGCATTATTGGCCATGGCGGAATCGATCCAAAATCGAGTGCTTGAAACTTTTTCCATCCATTTGGAGAGGGAACCAGTCGTAAGACCCTAA
- the mltG gene encoding endolytic transglycosylase MltG produces the protein MNSKVKKYLILSGLGAALLLVLALISFFVVDEIKGGAVGDGQNKYELIIDSGEPSSSVVRELASAGMIKSSVYFNYLIKFTRAGNKIKQGVYDINDGMSSRKILDVIISGKVKLITFTVPEGYNNRQIGDLLVTKKLSPSREEFLKVTQSQALLTKYNIPANTLEGYLFPETYSVPLNYPLERITEMMIKRFYKKLESIPEAKGIKPADLHFRVVLASIVEREAVRKEERPMMAGVFLTRIEKNINLESCATIQYLFDKPKKRLFESDLKIVSPYNTYMNGGWPPGPISNPGLPALEASFRPMKSDKLFFLLKPDGSHYFSSTFKEHLEAKKKFIDVLYQ, from the coding sequence ATGAACTCAAAAGTTAAAAAATACCTGATACTTTCAGGATTAGGTGCTGCTTTACTCTTAGTTTTGGCACTCATCAGTTTTTTCGTCGTGGATGAAATAAAGGGCGGAGCTGTTGGAGACGGTCAAAACAAATACGAACTCATCATTGATTCCGGTGAACCTTCTTCCAGTGTTGTAAGAGAATTAGCGAGTGCTGGAATGATTAAATCTAGCGTATACTTTAATTATCTCATCAAATTTACAAGAGCTGGAAACAAAATCAAACAAGGTGTTTATGACATCAATGATGGAATGAGCTCTCGTAAGATTTTAGATGTCATTATTTCAGGAAAAGTCAAACTCATCACATTCACTGTACCTGAAGGTTATAACAATCGTCAGATAGGTGATCTCTTAGTCACAAAAAAACTTTCTCCATCAAGAGAAGAATTTTTAAAAGTTACTCAAAGCCAAGCATTACTTACGAAATACAATATTCCTGCGAATACTTTAGAAGGTTATTTATTTCCTGAAACATATTCAGTTCCGTTAAATTACCCTCTAGAACGTATCACTGAAATGATGATCAAACGTTTTTATAAAAAATTGGAGAGCATTCCTGAAGCAAAAGGAATAAAACCCGCTGATCTACATTTTAGAGTTGTACTTGCTTCGATTGTGGAAAGAGAAGCAGTGAGAAAAGAAGAAAGACCTATGATGGCTGGTGTATTTCTCACCCGAATTGAAAAAAATATCAATTTAGAATCATGTGCCACCATACAGTATTTATTCGATAAGCCGAAAAAAAGACTATTTGAGTCTGATTTGAAAATAGTATCACCATACAATACATATATGAATGGTGGTTGGCCTCCAGGTCCAATTTCGAACCCAGGTTTACCAGCACTCGAAGCATCCTTTCGACCAATGAAATCTGATAAATTGTTTTTTCTTTTGAAACCAGATGGATCCCATTATTTTTCTTCGACCTTCAAGGAACATTTGGAAGCTAAGAAAAAATTCATCGATGTTTTGTATCAATAG